In Aegilops tauschii subsp. strangulata cultivar AL8/78 chromosome 3, Aet v6.0, whole genome shotgun sequence, one genomic interval encodes:
- the LOC109785309 gene encoding E3 ubiquitin-protein ligase At4g11680 yields the protein MPAASSSAAATPATSRGGGRVSAFTMRAVARMSRARWFIFLRRVYQYQNGPRSDLGSNPFNSSGWLALELGVIVAQMVITTTVVATSPKERPAWPLRLWVCAYNVGNVLSLPLLYWRHRHSSAAGRGDDPEMHGAGDALRNSSYLMNKARAFLELFFAMWFVMGNVWVFDARLGSFHRAPRLYALCIGLLAWNAVVYSLPFLLFLLLCCFVPVVGYALGYNMNSASVGRGASDEQLDALPRWRFKEPDVPRDREKDDEECCICLAQYREKEEVRQLPCTHMFHLKCVDRWLRIISSCPLCKQELS from the exons ATGCCGGCCGCTTCGTCGTCGGCCGCGGCAACGCCGGCAACCAGCCGCGGCGGCGGTCGGGTCTCCGCTTTCACGATGCGCGCGGTGGCACGCATGTCGAGGGCGCGATGGTTCATCTTCCTGAGGCGGGTATACCAGTACCAGAACGGCCCGAGGTCCGACCTGGGCTCCAACCCTTTCAACTCGTCCGGCTGGCTCGCTCTCGAGCTCGGCGTGATCGTCGCGCAGATGGTCATCACCACCACCGTCGTGGCCACCTCCCCAAAGGAACGCCCCGCGTGGCCGCTTCGGCTCTGGGTGTGCGCGTACAACGTCGGCAACGTGCTCAGCCTCCCACTCCTCTACTGGCGCCACCGACATTCATCGGCCGCCGGACGAGGCGACGACCCGGAGATGCACGGCGCCGGTGACGCTCTAAG GAACAGCTCGTATCTGATGAACAAGGCTCGGGCGTTCCTGGAGCTCTTCTTCGCGATGTGGTTTGTGATGGGCAACGTGTGGGTGTTCGACGCGCGGCTCGGATCGTTCCACCGCGCGCCGCGGCTGTACGCGCTCTGCATCGGCCTGCTCGCCTGGAATGCCGTCGTCTACTCGCTCcccttcctcctcttcctcctgcTCTGCTGCTTCGTCCCGGTCGTCGGGTACGCGCTCGGGTACAACATGAACTCGGCCTCCGTCGGCCGGGGCGCCTCCGACGAGCAGCTGGACGCGCTGCCGCGATGGCGGTTCAAGGAGCCCGACGTGCCGAGAGACCGCGAGAAAGACGATGAA GAGTGCTGCATATGCCTGGCGCAGTACAGGGAGAAAGAGGAGGTGAGGCAGCTGCCCTGCACACACATGTTCCACCTGAAATGCGTGGACAGGTGGCTGAGGATCATCTCCTCTTGCCCTCTCTGCAAGCAAGAGCTCAGCTGA